One part of the Nostoc sp. PCC 7120 = FACHB-418 genome encodes these proteins:
- the fusA gene encoding elongation factor G: protein MARINPLEKVRNIGIAAHIDAGKTTTTERILFYSGIIHKIGEVHEGTAVTDWMDQERERGITITAAAISTSWKDYQINIIDTPGHVDFTIEVERSMRVLDGVIAVFCSVGGVQPQSETVWRQADRYKVPRIAFINKMDRTGANFYRVHEQMRDRLRANAIAIQLPIGSENDFKGIVDLVRKRAYMYNNDQGTDIEETDIPADLQDQVEEYYTKLVEAVAETDDDLMSKYFDGEPLTEEEIRSALRKGTIAGTIVPVLCGSAFKNKGVQLMLDAVVDYLPAPTEVPPIQGTLPNGDAIERRADDNEPLAALAFKIMADPYGRLTFVRVYSGVLKKGSYVLNATKNKKERISRLVLMKADDRQDVEELRAGDLGAALGLKDTLTGDTITDEGAPVILESLFIPEPVISVAVEPKTKNDMDKLSKALQSLSEEDPTFRVNVDPETNQTVIAGMGELHLEILVDRMLREFKVEANVGAPQVAYRETIRKPVTNVEGKFIRQSGGKGQYGHVVINLEPGEPGTGFEFVSKIVGGVVPKEYIGPAEQGMKESCESGILAGYPLIDVKATLVHGSYHDVDSSEMAFKIAGSMALKEAVLKASPVLLEPMMKVEVEVPEDYIGNVIGDLISRRGQIESQSTEQGLAKVASKVPLATMFGYATDIRSKTQGRGIFTMEFSHYEEVPRSVAETIIAKSKGNA, encoded by the coding sequence GTGGCACGTATAAACCCGCTAGAGAAAGTACGCAATATCGGTATTGCGGCGCATATAGATGCGGGCAAAACCACGACAACAGAGAGAATATTATTTTACTCTGGAATAATTCATAAAATTGGTGAGGTTCACGAAGGAACTGCTGTAACCGACTGGATGGATCAAGAGCGGGAGCGGGGAATTACCATCACTGCTGCGGCAATTAGTACCAGTTGGAAAGATTATCAAATTAACATTATCGATACTCCAGGTCACGTAGACTTCACAATTGAAGTTGAACGCTCCATGCGGGTGTTAGATGGTGTAATTGCGGTATTTTGTTCCGTGGGTGGTGTACAACCCCAATCAGAAACTGTGTGGCGGCAAGCAGACCGTTACAAAGTACCTCGGATTGCCTTCATCAACAAGATGGATCGTACAGGAGCGAACTTTTACAGAGTTCATGAGCAAATGCGCGATCGCTTGCGGGCAAATGCCATTGCCATCCAATTGCCTATTGGTAGCGAAAACGACTTCAAAGGCATTGTAGACTTGGTGCGGAAACGTGCATATATGTACAACAACGACCAAGGTACAGATATCGAAGAAACTGATATCCCAGCAGACTTACAAGATCAAGTCGAAGAGTACTACACCAAGCTGGTAGAAGCAGTCGCAGAAACCGATGACGATCTGATGTCCAAGTACTTCGATGGCGAACCACTGACAGAAGAAGAAATTCGGTCTGCCCTACGGAAAGGTACAATTGCCGGTACAATCGTACCCGTGCTTTGTGGTTCCGCTTTTAAAAACAAAGGTGTGCAGTTAATGCTGGATGCAGTGGTAGATTACCTACCCGCACCCACAGAAGTACCCCCCATACAAGGTACACTTCCCAACGGCGATGCTATAGAGCGTCGGGCTGACGATAACGAACCGTTAGCAGCTCTGGCCTTCAAGATTATGGCTGACCCTTATGGTCGCCTCACCTTTGTTCGCGTTTATTCTGGCGTTCTGAAAAAAGGTAGCTACGTATTAAATGCTACCAAGAACAAAAAAGAACGGATCTCCCGTTTAGTTCTTATGAAAGCAGATGACCGGCAAGACGTAGAAGAACTACGTGCAGGTGATTTGGGGGCTGCACTAGGATTAAAAGACACCTTGACTGGTGATACTATCACTGATGAAGGCGCACCAGTAATTCTGGAATCCCTATTTATTCCAGAGCCTGTGATCTCGGTAGCGGTTGAACCCAAAACCAAGAACGACATGGATAAATTATCCAAGGCTCTGCAATCTCTCTCAGAAGAAGACCCAACCTTCCGCGTCAACGTTGACCCAGAAACCAACCAAACTGTAATTGCAGGGATGGGAGAACTCCACCTAGAAATTCTCGTAGACCGGATGTTGCGTGAATTCAAAGTGGAAGCCAATGTTGGTGCGCCACAAGTAGCTTACCGCGAAACGATTCGTAAACCAGTTACTAACGTGGAAGGTAAGTTCATCCGTCAAAGTGGTGGTAAAGGTCAATATGGTCACGTTGTGATCAATTTGGAACCAGGAGAACCCGGTACTGGCTTTGAATTCGTCTCTAAAATTGTCGGTGGTGTAGTACCTAAAGAGTACATAGGCCCTGCCGAGCAAGGTATGAAAGAAAGCTGTGAATCTGGTATTTTAGCTGGATATCCACTAATTGACGTGAAAGCAACGCTAGTTCATGGCTCTTACCACGATGTAGACTCTTCGGAAATGGCTTTCAAAATTGCTGGATCAATGGCGCTGAAAGAAGCTGTGCTTAAAGCTTCACCAGTACTGTTAGAGCCTATGATGAAAGTCGAAGTGGAAGTTCCTGAAGACTATATTGGGAACGTCATTGGCGACCTCATCTCCCGTCGGGGACAGATAGAAAGCCAAAGCACTGAACAGGGACTCGCTAAAGTGGCATCAAAAGTTCCACTAGCGACTATGTTCGGCTACGCCACTGATATCCGGTCGAAAACCCAAGGTCGGGGTATCTTTACGATGGAGTTCAGCCACTACGAAGAGGTGCCTCGCAGCGTAGCTGAAACTATCATTGCAAAAAGCAAAGGGAACGCTTAA
- a CDS encoding HesB/IscA family protein, whose translation MIHLSQAAASEINRLKAKQHSTSLFRLTAKPGGCYDWFYEMSFDEKIKEGDRIFDINNIQVVIDNASYNYINGLAIDYSEDLMGGAFRFQNPQAIVTCGCGNSFSTTAPSNV comes from the coding sequence ATGATTCATTTGAGCCAAGCCGCAGCCAGTGAAATCAATCGCTTAAAAGCAAAGCAGCATTCCACGTCCTTATTTAGACTCACCGCTAAACCAGGTGGCTGTTATGATTGGTTTTACGAGATGTCTTTCGATGAAAAAATAAAAGAAGGCGATCGCATCTTCGACATCAATAATATTCAAGTAGTAATCGATAATGCCAGCTATAATTACATCAATGGTTTAGCCATAGATTATTCAGAGGATCTTATGGGTGGTGCATTTCGCTTCCAAAACCCCCAAGCGATCGTTACCTGTGGCTGTGGTAATTCCTTCTCTACCACTGCACCATCTAATGTTTAA
- the rpsG gene encoding 30S ribosomal protein S7 → MSRRGVIQRRPVPPDSVYNSRLVSMIIRRIMRHGKKSLAARIVYDALKTIEERTGNNALEVFERAVRNATPLVEVKARRVGGATYQVPMEVRTERGTTLALRWLVQFSRSRPGRTMASRLANELLDAANESGNAIRKREETHRMAEANKAFAHYRY, encoded by the coding sequence ATGTCTCGTCGTGGTGTTATTCAAAGGCGGCCAGTCCCGCCTGACTCTGTATATAACAGTCGCCTGGTGAGTATGATCATCCGGCGGATTATGCGTCATGGAAAGAAATCACTAGCTGCACGCATTGTTTATGATGCGTTGAAAACAATTGAAGAACGCACTGGTAACAATGCTTTAGAAGTTTTTGAAAGAGCAGTGCGGAACGCAACACCTTTAGTAGAAGTAAAAGCGCGCCGTGTCGGTGGCGCAACCTACCAAGTACCGATGGAAGTGCGTACAGAACGTGGTACTACCCTAGCACTACGTTGGCTGGTACAATTTTCTAGAAGTAGACCCGGACGGACAATGGCCAGCAGGTTGGCTAATGAGCTACTAGATGCTGCCAATGAAAGCGGGAACGCGATTCGCAAACGGGAAGAAACACACCGGATGGCGGAAGCAAACAAAGCATTTGCACACTATCGTTACTAA
- a CDS encoding phosphomannose isomerase type II C-terminal cupin domain translates to MAQTQETTTKTHTLPLPTTITSRGVAATELRPWGSFTVLEEGRGYKIKRIEVKPGHRLSLQMHHHRSEHWIVVSGTARVVCGEKEILLGNNQSTYVPQCTAHRLENPGVIPLVLIEVQNGEYLGEDDIIRYQDDYSRTSN, encoded by the coding sequence ATGGCTCAAACTCAAGAAACCACAACAAAAACTCACACTTTACCCCTACCTACTACCATTACTAGCCGTGGTGTTGCTGCAACTGAGTTGCGTCCTTGGGGTTCTTTTACAGTACTGGAAGAAGGACGTGGATACAAAATCAAGCGGATTGAGGTGAAACCTGGACATCGCCTCAGCCTACAAATGCACCATCACCGTAGTGAACACTGGATTGTTGTCTCTGGTACAGCCAGAGTAGTATGTGGTGAAAAAGAAATCTTATTAGGTAATAATCAGTCTACCTACGTACCCCAATGTACTGCTCACCGTCTGGAGAATCCTGGCGTAATTCCCTTAGTACTCATTGAAGTACAGAATGGTGAATATTTAGGTGAAGATGATATTATTCGCTACCAAGATGACTACTCTCGGACATCTAATTAA
- the rpsL gene encoding 30S ribosomal protein S12, producing MPTIQQLIRTEREKARQKTKSPALKQCPQRRGVCTRVYTTTPKKPNSALRKVARVRLTSGFEVTAYIPGIGHNLQEHSVVMIRGGRVKDLPGVRYHIIRGTLDTAGVKDRKQGRSKYGTKRPKEAKK from the coding sequence ATGCCAACAATACAGCAATTAATACGCACTGAACGCGAAAAAGCGCGTCAGAAAACTAAGTCCCCTGCTCTGAAGCAATGCCCTCAACGTCGGGGTGTTTGCACCAGAGTATACACAACTACACCTAAAAAGCCTAACTCGGCTCTACGGAAAGTAGCACGGGTCAGACTTACATCGGGATTTGAAGTTACTGCTTACATCCCAGGGATTGGTCACAATTTACAAGAACACTCAGTTGTAATGATTCGTGGCGGACGGGTGAAGGACTTACCAGGTGTAAGATACCACATCATCCGGGGAACCTTGGATACAGCCGGAGTTAAAGACCGCAAACAAGGTCGTTCCAAATATGGAACTAAGCGCCCGAAAGAAGCGAAAAAATAA
- the tuf gene encoding elongation factor Tu, giving the protein MARAKFERTKPHVNIGTIGHVDHGKTTLTAAITMTLAALGQAVAKGYDQIDNAPEEKARGITINTAHVEYETANRHYAHVDCPGHADYVKNMITGAAQMDGAILVVAATDGPMPQTREHILLAKQVGVPKLVVFLNKEDMMEDAELLELVELELRELLTEYEFDGDDIPIVRGSGLQALEVMTKNPKTQRGENPWVDKIYELMDAVDSYIPDPERDIDKPFLMAVEDVFSITGRGTVATGRIERGKVKVGDVVELVGIRDTRNTTVTGIEMFKKSLDEGMAGDNAGVLLRGIQKADIERGMVLAKPGSITPHTQFEGEVYVLTEKEGGRKTPFFAGYRPQFYVRTTDVTGTIKAFTSDEGETVEMVMPGDRIKVTVELINPIAIEQGMRFAIREGGRTIGAGVVSKIVK; this is encoded by the coding sequence ATGGCACGCGCAAAGTTTGAAAGAACGAAACCCCACGTAAATATCGGTACGATTGGCCACGTTGACCACGGTAAAACAACCTTAACGGCAGCAATCACCATGACCTTGGCAGCCCTTGGTCAAGCGGTCGCTAAAGGCTACGATCAAATCGACAACGCACCAGAAGAAAAGGCGCGGGGTATCACCATTAACACAGCCCACGTTGAATATGAGACCGCTAACCGTCACTACGCTCACGTAGACTGTCCGGGTCACGCTGACTATGTGAAGAATATGATCACAGGTGCGGCTCAGATGGATGGAGCAATTCTCGTAGTTGCTGCTACCGACGGTCCTATGCCTCAAACTCGTGAACACATCCTGCTAGCAAAACAGGTAGGCGTTCCTAAGCTAGTAGTCTTCTTAAATAAAGAAGACATGATGGAAGACGCTGAACTACTAGAACTAGTAGAACTGGAATTAAGAGAACTGTTGACCGAGTACGAATTCGATGGTGATGATATTCCCATCGTCAGAGGTTCGGGGTTGCAAGCTCTCGAAGTTATGACCAAGAATCCTAAGACCCAACGCGGAGAAAATCCTTGGGTAGATAAAATCTACGAATTGATGGATGCTGTAGATTCTTATATTCCCGATCCAGAGCGGGATATAGATAAACCATTCTTGATGGCGGTAGAAGACGTGTTCTCTATCACTGGTCGTGGTACTGTTGCTACCGGTCGGATCGAACGCGGTAAAGTCAAAGTTGGTGATGTTGTAGAACTAGTAGGTATTAGAGATACCCGCAACACAACCGTTACCGGGATCGAGATGTTTAAGAAGAGTCTCGATGAAGGTATGGCTGGAGACAACGCTGGTGTACTGCTACGCGGTATCCAAAAGGCGGATATTGAACGTGGTATGGTGTTAGCCAAACCTGGTTCCATCACTCCTCACACCCAATTTGAAGGCGAAGTTTACGTTCTCACGGAAAAAGAAGGTGGTCGTAAAACTCCCTTCTTCGCTGGCTACCGTCCTCAATTCTATGTGCGGACAACTGATGTAACAGGTACCATTAAAGCCTTTACTTCTGATGAAGGTGAAACTGTAGAAATGGTAATGCCAGGCGATCGCATCAAAGTCACTGTTGAATTAATCAACCCAATTGCGATCGAGCAAGGGATGCGCTTCGCTATTCGTGAAGGTGGCCGCACCATCGGTGCTGGTGTCGTTTCCAAAATCGTCAAGTAG
- a CDS encoding phosphodiester glycosidase family protein, giving the protein MDKMTNYCRRKNHNIVTKPLRYSFLPAIVSSLTAISLCLTAAYATTAQQPQKVGQAAPRSTPPASVRLSSGSQISLNGRTLPGAWLQQPGAILISDGALRQLIGIDLLSSNNPARQPVVWFSSTTQPLVLATKLQGGYRYLDITNFAQIAGWQIQPQGNTLAIATPSGQVRNIRSSQRPGTPLVPSLPATRIVVDLNRPTPWQVRQGQPIRPPVDPNTPDAKPPASTHREWTIVLEGIADEGLIQRYTPLPIAPPPASDPNLLKQLPTPEPLITKVEVVNNQTLIRLRVPLALSPKVSTINNPDRLIIDLRPDPLEPRDITWATGLRWRQQFVNLGTNRFPVVLLEVNPRTIGLTLKPIVTNPDTLVGTAPILQTAQRYFAVGAINGGYFNRNNRYPLGAIRQNNQWLSSPILNRGAIAWNDAGQFYFGRLSLQETLATSSNLRVPILALNSGYVQNGIARYTPAWGKMYTPLTDNERIVIVQNNKITNQFPGNKAGQTNFPIPNNGYLLTLRGNATTVASQLPVGTDVQITSATTPGEFNRYPHIIGAGPLLLQNSQIVLDAKSEQFSNAFIAERAVRSGICTTANNTLLIAAVHNRAGGPGPNLAEHAQLMKLLGCVNALNLDGGSSTSLYLSGQLLDRYPNTAARVHNGIGIFLRPK; this is encoded by the coding sequence ATGGACAAAATGACAAATTATTGCCGACGAAAAAATCACAATATTGTTACTAAACCATTAAGATACAGTTTCTTGCCAGCTATTGTGTCCTCTCTAACGGCAATATCACTATGTTTGACTGCTGCCTATGCCACTACCGCCCAGCAGCCACAAAAAGTTGGACAAGCTGCACCTCGTTCAACACCACCGGCATCAGTGAGATTATCTTCAGGTAGCCAAATTTCTCTCAATGGTCGCACCTTACCAGGAGCTTGGTTGCAGCAACCAGGAGCAATACTGATCAGCGACGGCGCTCTTAGGCAATTAATCGGGATAGATTTATTAAGCAGCAACAACCCAGCTAGACAACCAGTTGTGTGGTTTTCATCAACTACCCAGCCATTAGTTTTAGCAACGAAGCTTCAGGGTGGATATCGCTATCTAGATATTACTAATTTTGCCCAAATAGCAGGATGGCAGATCCAACCCCAAGGTAACACATTAGCGATCGCTACTCCCTCAGGGCAAGTAAGAAATATTCGCTCTAGTCAGCGACCAGGAACCCCACTTGTCCCATCTTTGCCAGCAACTCGCATTGTTGTGGACTTAAACCGCCCGACACCTTGGCAAGTCAGACAAGGGCAACCAATCAGACCCCCAGTTGACCCCAATACACCCGATGCCAAGCCTCCCGCGTCTACCCATAGAGAGTGGACAATCGTCCTAGAAGGCATAGCTGATGAGGGTTTAATTCAGCGCTACACACCTTTACCAATAGCGCCGCCACCTGCATCTGATCCAAATTTACTCAAACAATTACCGACACCTGAACCATTAATCACAAAAGTAGAGGTGGTGAATAACCAAACCCTAATTCGTCTCAGGGTTCCCTTGGCTTTATCTCCTAAGGTTAGCACCATCAATAACCCCGATCGCCTAATTATCGACTTGCGTCCTGACCCTTTGGAACCAAGAGATATAACCTGGGCAACAGGACTGCGCTGGCGACAACAGTTTGTCAATTTAGGTACAAATCGTTTCCCTGTCGTCCTCTTGGAAGTCAACCCCAGGACTATCGGACTAACTTTAAAACCAATTGTCACCAACCCAGATACTTTAGTAGGCACGGCACCCATATTGCAAACGGCCCAACGCTACTTTGCAGTAGGTGCAATTAACGGGGGATATTTTAACCGCAATAACCGCTATCCCTTAGGCGCAATTCGTCAGAATAATCAGTGGTTATCTAGCCCTATCTTAAATAGAGGTGCGATCGCTTGGAACGATGCCGGACAATTTTACTTTGGTCGTCTCAGCTTACAAGAGACTTTAGCGACATCTAGTAATTTGCGAGTACCAATCTTAGCCCTTAACAGTGGCTATGTCCAGAACGGTATAGCTCGTTATACACCAGCCTGGGGCAAGATGTACACTCCCTTAACTGACAATGAACGAATTGTCATAGTCCAAAACAACAAAATTACCAATCAGTTTCCAGGGAATAAAGCAGGTCAAACTAACTTTCCTATCCCTAACAATGGCTACTTACTTACATTACGTGGCAATGCCACCACGGTAGCATCACAACTCCCCGTCGGTACTGATGTGCAGATTACCAGCGCCACTACACCTGGTGAGTTCAACCGTTACCCCCACATCATTGGAGCCGGCCCCTTACTCCTCCAAAATAGTCAAATCGTCCTCGATGCCAAAAGCGAACAATTTAGTAACGCTTTTATTGCTGAAAGGGCTGTTCGTAGTGGCATCTGCACTACCGCAAATAATACCTTATTGATTGCCGCAGTCCATAACCGTGCAGGCGGCCCAGGCCCAAACCTAGCAGAACACGCTCAACTGATGAAACTGTTAGGCTGTGTAAACGCCCTCAACCTAGACGGTGGTAGCTCAACTAGCCTGTATCTAAGTGGGCAACTCTTAGATCGCTATCCTAACACCGCCGCCCGCGTCCACAACGGCATCGGGATTTTTCTCCGACCAAAATAG
- a CDS encoding LON peptidase substrate-binding domain-containing protein, producing MTSSSRIAVRELPLFPLPEVVLFPTRPLPLHIFEFRYRIMMNTILESDRRFGVLMVDPVKGTIANVGCCAEIIHYQRLPDDRMKMLTLGQQRFRVLEYVREKPYRVGLVEWLEDHPPAKDLRPLATDVEQLLRDVVRLSAKITEQNIEIPEELPDLPTELSYWVASNLYGVAGEQQSLLEMQDTAARLEREAEILTTTRNHLAARSVLKDTFNPKL from the coding sequence ATGACATCTTCTTCTAGAATTGCCGTCCGCGAACTACCTCTGTTCCCGTTACCCGAAGTAGTTCTGTTTCCTACCAGACCATTGCCCCTGCATATATTTGAATTCCGCTACCGAATCATGATGAACACGATTTTGGAAAGCGATCGCAGGTTTGGTGTCTTGATGGTTGACCCAGTAAAAGGCACAATTGCAAATGTAGGTTGCTGTGCAGAAATTATTCACTATCAGCGTCTACCAGATGACCGCATGAAAATGTTGACTTTGGGACAACAAAGATTCCGTGTCTTAGAATATGTGCGGGAAAAACCCTACCGTGTCGGTTTAGTGGAATGGTTAGAAGACCATCCACCAGCAAAGGATTTGCGCCCTTTGGCAACAGATGTAGAGCAACTGCTGCGTGATGTTGTTCGTCTTTCAGCCAAAATTACAGAACAAAATATAGAGATTCCTGAAGAACTGCCAGATTTACCCACAGAATTATCTTACTGGGTCGCCAGCAACTTATATGGGGTAGCTGGAGAGCAGCAATCATTACTGGAAATGCAAGATACTGCTGCTCGCCTAGAACGAGAAGCGGAAATTTTAACAACCACTCGCAATCACTTGGCAGCTCGTTCTGTTTTGAAAGATACATTTAATCCAAAGCTATAA
- the rpsJ gene encoding 30S ribosomal protein S10 produces MATLQQQKIRIRLQAFDRRLLDTSCEKIVDTANRTNATAIGPIPLPTKRKIYCVLRSPHVDKDSREHFETRTHRRIIDIYQPSSKTIDALMKLDLPSGVDIEVKL; encoded by the coding sequence ATGGCAACTCTACAGCAGCAGAAGATTAGAATTCGTTTACAAGCTTTTGACCGTCGTTTATTAGATACATCTTGCGAGAAGATAGTTGACACAGCTAACCGTACTAACGCTACAGCCATAGGCCCAATTCCCTTACCCACAAAACGGAAGATCTACTGCGTCCTGAGATCGCCACACGTAGATAAAGATTCCCGTGAACATTTTGAAACCCGTACTCACCGCCGGATTATTGACATTTACCAGCCTTCATCTAAAACCATCGATGCGCTAATGAAACTGGATTTACCATCAGGCGTAGATATTGAAGTAAAGCTTTAA